From Scomber scombrus chromosome 6, fScoSco1.1, whole genome shotgun sequence, the proteins below share one genomic window:
- the LOC133982007 gene encoding methionine aminopeptidase 2-like — MRHFISQSLIMAELQLQHEVEPQLLNGDDLNDEREDADTSESLKKKRRKKKRNKASAPAGTNEAEGDGDAGGVGDVTKQLEQQTLEDKEREEDGEEDGEEGENSTGKKKKKKKKKKGLKGQTDPPSVPICELYPNGDFPKGEECEYPPSKDGRSAAWRTTSEEKRALDMANEEMWSDFRQAAEAHRQVRSYVRSWIKPGMTMIDICEKLEDCSRRLIKENGLKAGLAFPTGCSINHCAAHYTPNAGDPTVLRYDDVCKIDFGTHINGRIIDCAFTVTFNPKYDRLLEAVRDATNTGIKFAGIDVRLCDVGETIQEVMESYEVEIDGKTYQVKPIRNLNGHSIGQYRIHSGKTVPIVKGGEATRMEEGEAYAIETFGSTGRGAVHDDMECSHYMKNFNVGHVPIRLPRAKHLLNVINENFGTLAFCRRWLDRLGESKYLMALKNLCDLGIIDPYPPLCDIKGSYTAQYEHTILLRPTYKEVVSRGDDY; from the exons ATGCGTCACTTCATCTCTCAGTCGCTGATCATGGCGGAGCTACAGCTACAGCATGAAGTGGAGCCTCAACTTCTCAACGGGGACGACTTGAACGATGAAAGAGAAGATGCAGATACCTCGGaatcattaaagaaaaagagaagaaagaagaagaggaataaGGCATCCGCACCAG CAGGGACAAATGAGGCTGAGGGGGATGGAGATGCCGGAGGTGTTGGTGATGTGACAAAACAGTTGGAGCAGCAAACACTGGAGgacaaagagagggaggaagatggagaagAAG Atggggaagagggagagaactcaactggaaagaagaagaagaagaaaaagaagaagaaaggat TGAAGGGACAGACTGACCCTCCCTCAGTTCCTATTTGTGAGCTCTATCCCAACGGAGACTTTCCAAAGGGAGAGGAGTGTGAATATCCCCCATCAAAAGACGG GCGCAGCGCAGCGTGGCGGACCACCAGTGAGGAGAAGCGGGCACTGGACATGGCCAATGAGGAGATGTGGAGTGATTTCAGGCAGGCAGCTGAGGCACACCGGCAGGTCCGCTCCTACGTCAGGAGCTGGATCAAACCAGGGATGACTATGATTGACATTTG TGAGAAGCTGGAAGACTGCTCCAGGAGGCTCATCAAAGAAAACGGGCTAAAGGCAGGCCTGGCCTTCCCCACTGGTTGCTCCATCAACCACTGTGCTGCCCACTACACCCCCAACGCAGGAGACCCCACGGTGCTGCGCTATGACGATGTCTGCAAAATTGACTTTGGAACACACATCAATG GTCGGATAATAGACTGTGCCTTCACCGTCACTTTCAATCCAAAGTATGACAGGCTGCTGGAGGCTGTGAGAGATGCAACTAACACTGGCATCAAG TTTGCAGGAATTGATGTGCGCCTTTGTGATGTTGGCGAGACCATTCAGGAGGTCATGGAGTCCTATGAAGTGGAGATAGATGGGAAAACATATCAAG TGAAGCCTATCAGGAATCTCAATGGCCACTCTATTGGACAATACAGGATACACTCAGGAAAGACCGTCCCTATTGTAAAAGGTGGAGAGGCCACGAGGATGGAG GAAGGTGAAGCTTACGCCATTGAGACATTTGGCAGCACAGGAAGAGGTGCAGTCCACGATGATATGGAGTGCTCACATTACATGAAAAACTTCAATGTGGGACACGTGCCAATAAG ACTTCCAAGGGCTAAACATCTGCTCAATGTGATCAATGAAAACTTTGGCACCTTGGCATTCTGCCGCCGCTGGTTGGACCGCCTGGGTGAGAGCAAGTACCTAATGGCATTGAAGAATCTGTGTGACCTTGGCATCATAGACCCCTACCCTCCTCTCTGCGACATCAAGGGCAGCTACACCGCCCAATACGAGCACACCATCCTACTCAGGCCCACCTACAAGGAGGTAGTGAGCCGGGGAGACGACTACTAA